The Acidicapsa acidisoli genome window below encodes:
- a CDS encoding ABC transporter ATP-binding protein: MIDFAVEMSGVTKRYKHFTLDQIDLKLPTGCIMGFVGANGAGKSTTLRILMGLVHQDAGTVHALGYTMPDQQASAKLEIGFVSEDMWLYGSPTLGWHMDFVRSIYRRWDSVYADSLLRRFDLKAQQRIKGMSHGQRVKAALVLALARRPQLLLLDEPTTGLDPIARREVLGELMAVLADEERTILFSSHNTLDVEQISDQIAFIDRGRIVECSDKETFLDRWRRLRLVLAPQSKLPGLPGVVNVEGSSRLPVVTTDQFEPAMVTAYKEAGAAVQSVDAMTLEEIFVASVESRREGRP; encoded by the coding sequence ATGATCGACTTCGCAGTCGAGATGTCCGGAGTTACAAAGCGATACAAACACTTCACCCTTGACCAGATCGATCTGAAGCTCCCGACGGGATGCATCATGGGGTTCGTTGGGGCGAATGGGGCAGGCAAGTCAACAACCCTGCGCATCCTGATGGGATTGGTCCACCAGGATGCAGGCACGGTTCATGCGCTCGGGTACACGATGCCGGATCAACAAGCATCGGCCAAGCTCGAGATCGGCTTCGTGTCAGAGGATATGTGGCTCTATGGTAGCCCGACGCTCGGGTGGCATATGGACTTCGTGCGGTCGATTTATCGGCGCTGGGATTCTGTATACGCCGACAGTCTTTTGCGCCGGTTCGACTTGAAGGCCCAGCAGAGGATCAAGGGGATGTCCCATGGACAACGGGTGAAAGCAGCCCTGGTCCTCGCTCTGGCTCGCAGGCCACAATTGCTGCTGCTGGACGAGCCGACGACGGGGCTCGACCCGATTGCTCGCCGAGAAGTGCTGGGCGAGTTGATGGCGGTGCTGGCAGATGAGGAACGCACGATTCTCTTCTCATCGCACAACACACTTGACGTCGAGCAGATTTCCGACCAGATTGCCTTCATCGATCGCGGACGCATCGTGGAGTGTTCCGACAAGGAAACATTCCTCGACAGATGGCGGAGACTGAGGCTGGTTCTAGCACCGCAATCGAAGCTGCCCGGGCTGCCCGGCGTGGTGAATGTGGAAGGAAGCAGCCGGTTGCCGGTGGTGACAACGGACCAGTTTGAGCCAGCGATGGTGACAGCTTACAAAGAGGCCGGCGCGGCGGTGCAATCGGTAGATGCAATGACCTTGGAAGAAATCTTTGTAGCCAGCGTTGAGAGCCGGCGGGAAGGACGTCCGTAA
- a CDS encoding GntR family transcriptional regulator, with translation MQTSIVISQTDGRPMYLQIMEQIRQRVAAGEWKPSEQIPSIRALAIALQVSVITVKRAYLELEREGVILTQHGKGSIVAPDPNLGQRLYVEEFEEHLRQVVRIGMLLGLSEDEIAERLRATVMQLETEAS, from the coding sequence ATGCAGACATCAATCGTCATCTCGCAAACGGATGGCCGGCCCATGTACCTCCAGATCATGGAGCAAATCCGGCAGAGGGTGGCGGCGGGAGAATGGAAGCCCAGCGAACAGATTCCCTCGATTCGCGCGCTGGCAATCGCGCTGCAGGTAAGCGTGATCACCGTGAAGCGCGCCTACCTTGAGCTTGAGCGTGAGGGCGTAATCCTAACGCAGCACGGAAAAGGATCAATCGTGGCGCCGGATCCTAACCTGGGCCAGCGCCTCTATGTTGAAGAGTTTGAAGAGCATCTGCGCCAGGTGGTGAGGATTGGGATGTTGCTTGGACTGTCAGAGGATGAAATCGCCGAGAGACTGAGAGCAACCGTCATGCAACTGGAAACGGAGGCGTCATGA
- a CDS encoding nucleotidyltransferase family protein, whose protein sequence is MPVPAIILAAGASRRLGQPKQLVRVAGETLLARTIRVVCESGTQPVIVVLGAHRESIVSEVDLSGVQVVTNHNWEQGIASSIHEGMRTVEQSSAKAAAVLLLVCDQPKLSVEHLRRLIEVYQEADEPAIVASRYAGIAGIPAIFPMNQFEKLLRLRGDAGARYILREPDCAMVTIDFEGGEVDIDTPEDLVENSRI, encoded by the coding sequence ATGCCAGTGCCCGCCATCATTTTGGCCGCGGGAGCGAGTCGCCGCCTAGGTCAACCCAAGCAGTTAGTACGTGTGGCGGGCGAGACGCTGCTTGCCCGTACGATTCGAGTGGTTTGCGAATCAGGAACTCAGCCGGTGATTGTGGTATTGGGCGCACACAGGGAAAGCATAGTGTCCGAGGTTGATTTGAGCGGCGTGCAGGTGGTGACGAATCATAATTGGGAGCAGGGAATTGCTTCTTCCATCCATGAGGGAATGCGAACGGTAGAGCAATCCAGCGCGAAGGCTGCGGCTGTTCTGCTGCTGGTTTGCGATCAGCCTAAGCTCTCGGTGGAGCATCTGCGAAGACTTATCGAGGTGTATCAGGAAGCGGATGAACCAGCTATTGTTGCGTCCCGGTACGCGGGGATTGCCGGAATACCTGCCATTTTTCCAATGAACCAATTCGAAAAACTGTTGAGGTTGCGGGGAGACGCAGGAGCGAGATACATTCTTCGCGAGCCAGATTGTGCGATGGTCACAATCGATTTTGAGGGAGGCGAAGTTGACATCGATACGCCGGAAGATCTTGTGGAGAATTCGCGGATTTAG
- a CDS encoding APC family permease, protein MTKTAATAEVYSAHGVDNVDRGYGLHKGVLGPMETLAQSVSAMAPSTSPSLTIPLVFALAGNGTWFVYLLTTAAMLLVGFCISRFARMSASPGSLYTYTADTLRPSLGAVAAWSLLLAYVATGASVAGGALYYCNLLFSQFFSWTPPALMTLLLVFALTGAIAFRDVKLSAEMMLWIEIVSVSLIAIVLALLLARYGLRFDMNQLRLKGVSISGLGPALVLAMFSFVGFESATTLGAEAREPLKTIPRAVIQCAILAGIFFMLCAYSEVLGFHGETGKLSDSTSPLHVLARKAGVSPLGTAIDIGAFVSMFACVLACTTAAARVMLRMARSGLMPGIFGRTHPRFGTPGAGVALTCLVMFAATAGLALNGVSGTDMYGWLGSVSVFGFLTAYALVAVSLPFARRALGQHSHTVVVISWVTVLVMIAGVVGSIYPVPPAPAIWFPYIYLAYMALGMAWFLVRRKTIHAQRAIT, encoded by the coding sequence GTGACCAAAACAGCCGCGACAGCAGAGGTGTATTCCGCACATGGCGTCGATAACGTGGACAGAGGTTATGGACTGCACAAAGGCGTGCTCGGGCCCATGGAGACGCTGGCCCAGTCCGTCTCCGCAATGGCCCCCTCAACCTCGCCCTCGCTGACAATTCCTCTCGTCTTCGCGCTGGCTGGCAACGGCACCTGGTTCGTCTATCTGCTCACCACTGCTGCGATGCTCCTGGTTGGCTTCTGCATCAGCCGGTTTGCTCGCATGTCAGCCTCGCCAGGCTCCCTATACACATACACCGCGGACACTCTGCGGCCTTCGTTGGGGGCCGTTGCCGCATGGTCCCTGCTGCTCGCCTACGTCGCTACGGGAGCCTCCGTCGCAGGCGGAGCTCTCTATTACTGCAACTTGCTTTTCAGCCAGTTCTTCTCATGGACCCCTCCGGCGCTGATGACTCTCCTGCTCGTATTTGCATTGACTGGAGCCATCGCTTTCCGAGACGTCAAGCTATCCGCCGAAATGATGCTGTGGATCGAGATCGTTTCTGTAAGCTTGATTGCGATTGTGCTGGCGCTCCTGCTCGCACGCTACGGTCTCCGATTCGATATGAATCAGCTTCGTCTGAAGGGTGTGAGCATATCCGGACTCGGACCGGCGCTCGTGCTTGCCATGTTCAGCTTTGTCGGCTTTGAGTCCGCCACCACGCTCGGTGCAGAGGCTCGCGAACCGCTGAAGACAATTCCCCGGGCAGTAATTCAGTGCGCCATTCTCGCCGGCATCTTCTTCATGCTCTGCGCTTACTCGGAGGTGCTCGGCTTTCACGGCGAAACCGGAAAACTCAGCGACTCGACAAGTCCGCTGCATGTGCTCGCACGCAAGGCCGGCGTATCTCCACTTGGAACGGCAATCGATATCGGCGCATTCGTGAGCATGTTCGCCTGTGTGCTGGCCTGCACCACTGCCGCTGCCCGCGTCATGCTGCGCATGGCCCGCAGCGGGCTGATGCCCGGCATCTTCGGGCGAACACACCCGCGGTTCGGCACACCCGGCGCTGGCGTCGCTCTGACTTGCCTCGTCATGTTCGCCGCAACCGCCGGTCTCGCCTTGAATGGAGTCAGCGGAACAGACATGTACGGCTGGCTCGGCTCCGTCTCCGTCTTCGGATTCCTCACCGCTTACGCTCTTGTCGCTGTCTCTCTGCCATTCGCGCGCCGGGCTCTCGGCCAACACTCGCACACCGTAGTGGTTATAAGCTGGGTCACCGTGCTAGTCATGATAGCTGGCGTCGTTGGAAGCATCTATCCCGTCCCACCGGCTCCGGCCATCTGGTTCCCATACATCTATCTGGCGTATATGGCGCTAGGCATGGCATGGTTCCTGGTTCGGCGCAAAACAATCCACGCACAAAGAGCGATTACCTGA
- a CDS encoding DUF2165 family protein encodes MIIRTAKILLLSAIALFYSLVVFNNTTDFDSNYQFVRHVLMMDTTFPGNKGMWRALNAPFWHLSFYLSVIAWEAVTAILCWWGAMALLRRVRGSAAEFHAAKRIPVIALTLGLLMWMVAFLTVGAEWFLMWQSRLWNGQEEAFRMFVVIAIVLLLILQPEREEQP; translated from the coding sequence ATGATTATTCGCACTGCGAAGATACTTTTGCTGTCGGCGATTGCGCTGTTTTATTCGTTGGTTGTGTTCAACAACACAACCGACTTTGATTCGAATTACCAGTTTGTTCGCCATGTGTTGATGATGGATACAACATTCCCGGGCAACAAGGGAATGTGGCGGGCGCTCAACGCGCCTTTCTGGCACCTGAGCTTCTATCTCTCGGTCATCGCCTGGGAGGCTGTGACGGCGATCCTGTGCTGGTGGGGAGCGATGGCATTGCTGCGCAGAGTGCGGGGTTCGGCCGCTGAATTCCATGCTGCGAAACGGATTCCGGTGATCGCGCTGACGCTCGGCTTGCTGATGTGGATGGTGGCGTTTCTGACGGTTGGCGCGGAGTGGTTTCTCATGTGGCAATCGCGTTTGTGGAATGGGCAGGAGGAGGCTTTCCGCATGTTTGTTGTGATCGCCATCGTATTGTTGCTGATTTTGCAGCCGGAGCGCGAAGAGCAGCCGTAA
- a CDS encoding RidA family protein, producing the protein MLHSSQMTREEQLAELGITLPGIPAPGGNYLSAKRVGALVYLAGVVSTNHSGVMSGTIGLDRSVSYGYSAARACALTQLAVLKRELGSLEAVAEVISVNGYVNAIAGFEESPAVINGASDLLVQVFGEAGKHVRAAIGVSALPRNATVEIQMTVRVEAP; encoded by the coding sequence GTGCTACATTCATCTCAAATGACACGGGAAGAACAGCTTGCAGAATTAGGCATAACGCTGCCTGGAATACCCGCGCCCGGAGGAAATTACCTCTCGGCCAAGCGGGTGGGCGCACTTGTATATCTGGCCGGGGTAGTCTCAACCAATCACTCCGGCGTGATGTCCGGAACCATCGGCCTCGACCGCAGCGTCTCGTACGGCTATAGTGCCGCCCGGGCCTGTGCCCTGACCCAGCTTGCCGTACTCAAGCGCGAGTTAGGCTCCCTTGAGGCCGTGGCAGAAGTCATCTCTGTCAACGGCTACGTCAACGCCATCGCGGGCTTTGAAGAGTCGCCCGCCGTCATCAACGGTGCATCCGATTTGCTCGTGCAGGTCTTTGGCGAGGCAGGCAAACACGTTCGCGCCGCTATCGGCGTAAGCGCACTCCCAAGAAACGCGACCGTGGAAATTCAGATGACCGTTCGTGTGGAAGCGCCGTGA
- a CDS encoding acetamidase/formamidase family protein, with the protein MSEHTLAAEPTHSVWDRSLKPRLRIAPGDEVHFECVDASGGQVHPGMTVEEFGQIDRTRIHALTGPVWIDGATPGDVLQVDVLATQHRGWGWSSVIPGLGFLKERFTDPYLFHWHLNGNETLSLVPAILPVRPFLGVMGVARAKDGRFRTHPPGSFGGNLDVRELCAGSKLYLPVYNEGALFSCGDGHAAQGDGEVCINGIECPLDVTLRFSIHKQQRLAGPLVESSESVAPDTRGDSWVVVESDKDVVTAAQRVTGRMVDLLMRLWSIPEVHAYILCSVALKLRLSQVVNEPVYTVSGAISKQILPEMEMFPAG; encoded by the coding sequence GTGAGCGAACACACCCTCGCCGCCGAGCCCACCCACTCTGTCTGGGACCGGTCTCTGAAGCCTCGCCTGCGCATCGCACCTGGCGACGAAGTGCACTTTGAGTGCGTCGATGCGAGCGGCGGCCAGGTGCATCCCGGCATGACCGTCGAGGAGTTCGGACAGATTGATCGAACCCGAATCCATGCCCTGACAGGTCCAGTCTGGATCGACGGCGCCACGCCAGGCGACGTGCTGCAAGTCGATGTGCTCGCCACTCAGCATCGAGGATGGGGCTGGTCCAGCGTCATCCCCGGCCTCGGATTTCTGAAAGAGCGCTTCACTGATCCGTATCTTTTCCACTGGCACTTGAACGGAAATGAGACTCTCTCGCTCGTGCCCGCCATACTGCCCGTGCGCCCGTTTCTCGGCGTGATGGGTGTAGCCCGAGCCAAAGACGGTAGATTCCGGACCCATCCTCCAGGCAGCTTCGGTGGCAATCTCGACGTCCGGGAACTCTGCGCCGGCTCGAAGCTCTATCTTCCCGTCTACAACGAAGGCGCGCTCTTCAGTTGCGGAGACGGCCACGCCGCACAAGGGGACGGCGAGGTCTGCATCAACGGCATCGAGTGCCCGCTGGACGTGACCCTGCGATTCAGCATCCACAAGCAACAGCGGCTCGCCGGTCCGCTCGTGGAGTCATCCGAGTCTGTCGCGCCGGATACCCGCGGCGACTCCTGGGTCGTCGTCGAATCAGACAAAGACGTCGTGACTGCGGCACAGCGCGTCACCGGCCGCATGGTCGATCTACTTATGAGGCTCTGGAGCATCCCCGAGGTCCACGCTTACATCCTCTGCAGCGTGGCGCTCAAGCTGCGGCTCAGCCAGGTGGTTAACGAACCGGTCTACACAGTAAGTGGAGCCATCAGCAAGCAGATCCTGCCCGAAATGGAGATGTTTCCAGCCGGATGA
- a CDS encoding AtzH-like domain-containing protein yields MNSNEIHPKSKVHGRQSHIWVRFSAGWRILSAHVTLFPTT; encoded by the coding sequence TTGAATTCGAACGAAATCCACCCAAAAAGCAAGGTCCACGGGAGACAAAGCCATATCTGGGTGCGCTTTTCCGCCGGATGGCGCATTCTATCCGCCCATGTCACGCTCTTCCCCACAACGTGA